A stretch of Rhododendron vialii isolate Sample 1 chromosome 4a, ASM3025357v1 DNA encodes these proteins:
- the LOC131323994 gene encoding PRA1 family protein D-like, translated as MASTYNTPPAQNLYADTAATIRPWRDFLSLSSLSLPISFSELNSRLPSNLRHFRLNYALLFLLVLLLSLLSRPLALILALLALAAWFLLYLSREEPLAVLDFQIDDRAVLVVLAFATALAVTLTHVWANVVIAALVSAGLVCLHAAIRFPADPDYGESPYGALLSSGAGDSPRGAYSHV; from the coding sequence ATGGCATCAACCTACAACACCCCGCCAGCCCAAAACCTCTACGCCGACACCGCCGCCACCATCCGCCCCTGGCGCgacttcctctccctctcctccctctccctccccatCTCCTTCTCCGAGCTCAACTCCCGCCTCCCCTCCAACCTCCGCCACTTCCGCCTCAACTAcgccctcctcttcctcctcgtcctcctcctctccctcctctcccgCCCCCTCGCCCTCATCCTCGCCCTCCTCGCCCTCGCCGCCTGGTTCTTACTCTACCTCTCCCGCGAGGAGCCCCTCGCCGTCCTCGACTTCCAGATCGACGACCGGGCCGTGCTCGTCGTGCTCGCCTTCGCCACCGCTCTGGCCGTGACCTTGACCCACGTGTGGGCGAACGTCGTCATCGCGGCGCTGGTCTCAGCCGGTTTGGTCTGCTTGCATGCGGCGATTAGGTTTCCGGCGGATCCGGATTACGGGGAGTCGCCGTACGGCGCTTTGCTTTCTTCGGGCGCGGGTGATAGCCCCAGAGGGGCTTATTCTCATGTCTGA
- the LOC131323995 gene encoding E3 ubiquitin protein ligase DRIP2-like, with translation MTSDRQFVAIQTETILPCMTCPICHKLFRNATTISECLHSFCKKCIYNKITREELDCCPVCNVYLGCAPLERLRPDHYLQDIRAILFNPSTRKESKEPKSGPSIPLPAATKEPEETDDVHSVPLPGRRKKRSMSISSLVRQPKASSETGMIGRKKPGPKKAYAPRGSTLSINEPTGKEEESRKSSSPHLTLSKITRYKEQNLHDGESSKQKMPKKGAVDPVVTPLDGMADIWKPLNCLVEAADATRLGNPPMPLSVTKSVPPSIRSDEAPVNKTKSKERSVRFNVVEEGGSHLVPSGSGKSVPTSIRSDEALTNKTKSKERSVQFNDVEEGGSHLVPSSPSKPRKYFGVHWKRDGSCEGGNIAPQALVNAASTVSNEGAHPIWFSLVASDSQEGDAPLPQIPSCYLRIKNANLPVSFIQKYIVKKLNLYSEAEVEITMQGHLVPPDLQLRNLIDLWSRRAPKSETLKTAVGRSAEDFVMVLCYGRKT, from the exons TTTGCAAGAAGTGCATATATAATAAGATAACGAGAGAAGAGTTGGATTGCTGTCCAGTATGCAACGTTTATCTTGGTTGTGCTCCATTGGAAAGACTCAG GCCTGACCACTATTTGCAAGATATTCGGGCGATACTCTTCAATCCCTCAACTAGAAAAGAGTCCAAGGAACCGAAATCCGGGCCCTCTATCCCACTGCCTGCTGCTACTAAAGAGCCAGAGGAAACTGACGATGTTCATTCTGTTCCATTGCctggaagaagaaagaagaggtCTATGTCTATCTCTTCCTTGGTTAGACAACCTAAGGCATCAAGTGAGACTGGTATGATTGGAAGAAAGAAACCCGGGCCGAAAAAGGCCTATGCTCCTAGAGGATCCACACTATCGATTAACGAGCCTACtggaaaagaggaggaaagtcGTAAAAGCTCAAGCCCTCATTTAACTCTAAGCAAGATTACTCGATACAAAGAGCAG AATTTACATGATGGTGAGTCCTCTAAGCAGAAAATGCCTAAAAAAGGTGCAGTGGATCCTGTGGTTACGCCATTGGATGGAATGGCTGATATCTGGAAACCCTTGAATTGCCTTGTAGAAGCTGCAGATGCGACAAGACTTGGAAATCCTCCCATGCCATTGTCTGTGACCAAATCAGTACCACCGAGCATCCGTTCGGATGAAGCACCGgtgaacaaaacaaaatccaaggAGCGATCGGTTCGGTTCAATGTCGTTGAGGAGGGTGGATCACATCTTGTGCCATCCGGTTCAGGCAAATCAGTACCAACAAGCATCCGTTCAGATGAAGCACTGACGAACAAAACCAAATCCAAGGAGCGATCGGTTCAGTTCAATGATGTTGAGGAGGGGGGATCACATCTTGTGCCATCCAGTCCATCGAAACCTAGAAAGTATTTCGGGGTTCACTGGAAAAGAGATGGATCCTGTGAAGGGGGAAATATTGCACCACAAGCTTTGGTTAATGCTGCCAGCACTGTGTCCAATGAAGGAGCTCATCCAATTTGGTTCTCCTTAGTTGCTTCTGATTCCCA GGAAGGAGATGCACCCCTGCCACAGATACCTTCTTGCTACTTGAGGATAAA GAATGCAAATTTACCAGTTTCCTTcatccaaaagtatattgtgaaAAAGCTGAATCTTTACAGTGAAGCTGAG GTGGAGATCACAATGCAGGGCCACCTAGTGCCTCCCGACTTGCAACTCCGTAACTTGATCGACTTGTGGTCGCGAAGAGCACCGAAATCGGAGACATTAAAGACAGCGGTGGGACGCTCAGCTGAGGACTTTGTCATGGTTCTCTGTTATGGTCGAAAAACATAG